The following proteins are encoded in a genomic region of Lachnospiraceae bacterium KM106-2:
- a CDS encoding tellurite resistance protein — translation MMEDMKDMIGQAPTLTFEPFADTKEEVAVQQEQQAPVFDESSLTAEEQQMVSDFASQIELTNSNVILQYGAGAQKKIADFSENALNKVKTKDLGEVGDMLSGVVTELKSFDIEEEEKGGFLGFFKKKANKVTALKAKYAKAEVNVTNITKALESHQIQLLKDVAMMDQMYELNKTYFKELNMYIIAGKKKLEQVQTTELPRLQQQAQATGLPEDAQAANDLAGLCNRFEKKIHDLELTRMISIQMAPQIRLVQGNDTLMSEKIQSTIVNTIPLWKSQMVIALGLNHSIQAAKAQHEVTDMTNALLKKNAENLKLATVETAKESERGIVDIETLKTTNETLISTLDEVMRIQSEGREKRKAAEAELSNIENQLKDKLLQINH, via the coding sequence ATGATGGAAGATATGAAAGATATGATAGGCCAAGCACCAACGTTAACATTTGAACCGTTTGCTGATACGAAAGAAGAAGTTGCCGTACAGCAAGAACAGCAAGCGCCTGTTTTTGACGAAAGCAGCTTAACGGCGGAAGAACAGCAAATGGTATCTGATTTCGCATCTCAGATTGAATTAACAAATTCCAATGTGATATTACAATATGGTGCAGGAGCACAAAAAAAGATTGCAGACTTTAGTGAGAATGCATTAAATAAAGTGAAGACAAAAGACCTTGGAGAAGTTGGAGATATGCTTTCCGGCGTGGTAACGGAGCTTAAGAGTTTTGATATCGAAGAGGAAGAAAAAGGAGGATTTTTAGGTTTCTTCAAGAAGAAAGCGAATAAAGTAACCGCATTGAAAGCAAAATATGCTAAGGCAGAAGTGAATGTAACGAATATTACAAAGGCATTAGAAAGCCATCAGATCCAATTATTAAAAGATGTTGCTATGATGGATCAAATGTACGAACTAAATAAAACGTATTTTAAAGAGTTAAATATGTACATTATAGCAGGAAAGAAAAAATTAGAGCAAGTTCAGACAACGGAACTTCCAAGATTACAGCAGCAGGCACAGGCAACTGGATTACCAGAAGATGCGCAGGCAGCAAATGATCTTGCAGGACTTTGCAACCGTTTTGAGAAAAAGATCCATGATCTTGAACTTACTAGAATGATCTCGATCCAAATGGCACCACAGATTCGTCTGGTACAAGGAAATGATACGTTAATGTCAGAAAAGATCCAGTCAACGATCGTAAATACGATTCCTTTATGGAAAAGTCAAATGGTCATTGCACTTGGGTTAAATCATTCCATCCAAGCTGCGAAAGCACAGCATGAAGTGACTGATATGACCAATGCATTATTAAAGAAGAATGCAGAGAATTTAAAACTTGCCACGGTTGAGACCGCAAAGGAATCAGAACGCGGAATCGTTGATATCGAGACATTAAAGACAACGAATGAAACTTTAATCTCTACATTAGATGAAGTAATGAGAATTCAATCTGAAGGCAGAGAGAAACGTAAAGCAGCAGAAGCAGAGCTTAGCAATATTGAAAATCAATTAAAAGATAAATTATTACAGATCAATCATTAG
- a CDS encoding hemerythrin-like protein CA_C0069, with product MVDFKFNWQEELEVDFPDINEQHKELFRIGRDMEQLLIRYCIGVQTSELLEIVGDLRNFVSYHFYFEEEIMLAAGYEDFENHKKGHDDFLNKINSIDLPSLASNPYIGINKIRDDLVDYVFQHMMCDDVKMVDAVIKKAE from the coding sequence ATGGTAGATTTTAAATTTAATTGGCAAGAAGAATTAGAAGTTGATTTTCCAGATATAAATGAACAGCATAAAGAATTGTTTCGTATCGGAAGAGACATGGAACAATTATTGATCAGATATTGTATTGGAGTTCAAACATCAGAATTATTAGAGATAGTTGGAGATTTACGAAATTTCGTCTCTTATCATTTTTACTTTGAAGAAGAGATTATGTTAGCTGCAGGTTATGAGGACTTTGAGAATCATAAAAAGGGACATGATGATTTTTTAAATAAGATTAATTCTATCGATCTCCCTTCCTTAGCAAGTAATCCATACATAGGTATCAATAAAATTAGGGATGATTTGGTTGATTATGTCTTCCAACATATGATGTGTGATGATGTGAAGATGGTAGATGCCGTTATCAAGAAGGCAGAATAA
- a CDS encoding permease, giving the protein MNKNNSINTNDMKKTLFYITFTVCLLVGLLNIEVILNLFQYIIRLLGPFILGACIAFVVNIPMRIVENKLQKYCKKNFIGKHSRPISILITFIFIFTLLFVVSVLIVPEIINTLSGIMKAIPDYAEDINNRINHLAKEYPAIRDFINKLDIDWAKAGREAIHFFQNIANGIVLSGIDIIGNIVNGLMKFFIGFIFSVYLLVQKESLKRQGKQVLFAYLKEKHATHFCSFCRLTNRTFSNFISGQCTEALIIGGLFFVVLNLLQFPYALLISVFIALMSLIPIFGSYISSYTSAFLILMVNPWQALLFLLVFAVVQQFDSMFIYPHIVGGSVGLPSMWVIVAVTLGGSLMGIIGMLIFIPLFSIFYTLLRMNVYHRLKTKNLKISE; this is encoded by the coding sequence ATGAACAAAAACAATTCAATTAACACAAATGATATGAAGAAAACGTTATTCTACATAACGTTTACGGTATGTCTGCTTGTCGGATTACTTAACATAGAGGTCATCCTTAATCTTTTTCAATATATTATTCGTCTCCTTGGTCCATTTATCCTCGGTGCCTGCATCGCATTTGTTGTAAATATTCCAATGCGCATCGTTGAGAATAAGCTGCAAAAATATTGTAAAAAGAATTTTATCGGGAAGCACAGCCGTCCCATCAGTATTCTGATCACATTTATTTTTATTTTTACTTTACTCTTTGTTGTATCTGTATTGATCGTCCCAGAGATCATTAATACACTCTCCGGAATCATGAAAGCAATCCCAGACTATGCTGAAGATATTAATAATAGGATCAATCACTTAGCCAAAGAGTATCCTGCCATCCGAGATTTTATTAATAAACTTGATATCGATTGGGCTAAAGCAGGACGTGAAGCTATTCATTTCTTCCAGAACATTGCAAATGGTATTGTCCTTTCTGGTATTGATATCATCGGAAATATCGTAAATGGCTTGATGAAATTCTTCATTGGATTCATCTTTTCTGTTTACCTTCTTGTTCAAAAAGAAAGTCTCAAACGACAAGGAAAACAAGTTTTATTTGCCTATTTAAAAGAAAAACATGCAACTCATTTTTGTTCTTTCTGCCGATTAACAAATCGAACTTTTTCCAACTTTATTTCCGGTCAATGTACGGAAGCCTTGATCATCGGTGGTTTATTTTTTGTAGTCCTTAATTTATTACAGTTTCCATATGCACTATTGATCAGTGTTTTCATCGCATTGATGTCATTGATCCCTATCTTTGGATCTTATATTTCAAGTTATACGTCTGCATTTTTGATCCTTATGGTGAACCCTTGGCAGGCACTATTATTCCTACTAGTATTTGCTGTCGTACAGCAATTTGATAGTATGTTCATCTATCCTCATATCGTTGGCGGATCTGTCGGTCTTCCTTCCATGTGGGTAATCGTAGCAGTTACCTTAGGTGGTAGTTTAATGGGAATCATCGGAATGTTGATCTTTATTCCACTCTTCTCCATCTTCTATACATTATTACGAATGAACGTCTATCACCGACTCAAGACGAAAAATCTTAAGATCAGTGAATAA